A segment of the Deltaproteobacteria bacterium genome:
GAAATATCTCATCTTGCCGTCGAGACCCGGAATAAACTCGCCATAGACGATTTTGGACCTGGGAAATCGTTTCTGGACGATGGGCTTTAAAGAAGGCATGAACCGAAAGGAGCCAAGACTGATCCACACGATATTTTCCGCTGATACTGCGTTAAAGAGGTCTTTGACCAGTCTTTCATAATCCTTTTCCCAGCCGCTGTATAAGATCAAAGGATCAAAATGAAAAGCCAGGGGATATCCCCAGGCCTCACATTGGGCTGCGGCCCTGAGACGCGCTTTCATGCCGGCTGTGCCTCGTTCTTCATTTTGAATCACGGAAGGCGGATTAAGGGACCAGGCCACAATGGTCTTCCTGTTGTGGGAAATACCCCTCAGATTTTCTATTTCACATGTTTTGGTCTTGAGTTCCAACACAATGCGGTCCTGAGATGCAAAATGGAGCGCCAGCGTCTTGGAAAGTCCGGTCCACGGTTCCCATATAAGGCTGTCTGTAAATTCCCCTGTGCCTATGCGGTGAAAGGGCGGTGTCTTCAAGTCAAAAAGATCGTCCAGCTCTTTGAAAAGATCCTCTTGGTTTACAAAATACTGGAGCACCGGTGGATGGAAGTATGCTTGAAGGATGCAGTAAGCGCAGTCCATAGTGCAGTACGTCCCGATATGGAGGATCTGGTATCCGCAGCAAATGTAGGACTTGGTGCCAGGACATTTTCTCAAAAAAGGGCCCCGGTTGCGTGTGAGAAAAAGCACACGCTTTCCCCGACCCACCGGGTCGTCCGCGTCGGCCAGACTTTCATAGAGGCCAGACGGATCGCGGACAATAGTCGCGCCGCAGTCGCCGAGACGTTCTCGCACTGTTCGCACCACCGGATAGTCCGTCACGGCCTCGTCTATGTATAGCTCGGAAATCACAACTCCAGAAGCCTTTTCATGGCCGGATCCTTTACCAAGGCATCAAGGCTCTGGCGGCGGTCGCGCAGGTCTTTAAGGCTCTTGAAAGTCATGCGCAGCGTGTATAACCCTCCTTCAAAATATGCAGGTGCAGTGATGTGCATGTGTTCATCCAGCTTCAGCGCCTTCAATTCTCTCAAAAACTTCTCTTGCGCGTTGGCCAGTGTTGGAAACCGGCGTCTCTTTAAGTATGCTCTCACCATGGAACTCTTCTCGTTTTGATTCAATCTATGGCTATCCAAAATGGCCCTTATCTCCTTGGATTCCAGGACATCCGAAGGCATCAGATCCTCTCGAATCCCAATTTCCTCGACCAGTGTAATGATTTCTTTTTGTTTGTTCTGGCTCAGTTTAAATCCCTTCAAAAAATTATAGAAAACCAGGGCGTCTTCTGGCGAAAGCCTGCACAAGTCGGCTGCTGCTTCAAAGGAGATGGTGTTATCCAGCACACCTGTCTGAATGACCTCGGGAAGACGTATCAATGCACTGATCTTTTGGAAAACCTTTTGGTTTGAAGGAAAGCCCAGCAACGAAGAAAGCATTTCAAGGCTGTTTCCGGCGGTGTGAGCGCTTAGTTTTTGAATGCCCCGTGCCTGCTCAATTATGTTTAACGACCGATGAGATCGGTTATCCGATATGGCAAGTTTGAGCAACTCAGCTTCAGACAAGTCCCCTACAAGCGTCCGTGCTTTGATTTCCTGCCACCCGAGTAACTGACACGCCTTGATTCGCCTGAACCCACATACGATAATAAAAGTCGAATTGTCAATAGCTGTTACAACTGGAGGATTAATCAGGCCAACGGCTTGTATGGAGTCAACCAGGTTTGCAGTGTCAATGCGGAGGCTGAGACGAAAGGTATGATCTGTTATGTCTATCTTCGATATGGGGACGACCTTGTCTTCATAGTAAGCGTTCATAGGTTCAGAGTTCACCGTTCAGACTCCGGCC
Coding sequences within it:
- a CDS encoding DNA photolyase codes for the protein MISELYIDEAVTDYPVVRTVRERLGDCGATIVRDPSGLYESLADADDPVGRGKRVLFLTRNRGPFLRKCPGTKSYICCGYQILHIGTYCTMDCAYCILQAYFHPPVLQYFVNQEDLFKELDDLFDLKTPPFHRIGTGEFTDSLIWEPWTGLSKTLALHFASQDRIVLELKTKTCEIENLRGISHNRKTIVAWSLNPPSVIQNEERGTAGMKARLRAAAQCEAWGYPLAFHFDPLILYSGWEKDYERLVKDLFNAVSAENIVWISLGSFRFMPSLKPIVQKRFPRSKIVYGEFIPGLDGKMRYFKPLRIELYQRMATWIREMAPGVMIYFCMEDEEVWQRVMGFVPKERGGLSRMLDASAAGHCGLVTHSSFPVRT
- a CDS encoding ParB/RepB/Spo0J family partition protein, which encodes MNSEPMNAYYEDKVVPISKIDITDHTFRLSLRIDTANLVDSIQAVGLINPPVVTAIDNSTFIIVCGFRRIKACQLLGWQEIKARTLVGDLSEAELLKLAISDNRSHRSLNIIEQARGIQKLSAHTAGNSLEMLSSLLGFPSNQKVFQKISALIRLPEVIQTGVLDNTISFEAAADLCRLSPEDALVFYNFLKGFKLSQNKQKEIITLVEEIGIREDLMPSDVLESKEIRAILDSHRLNQNEKSSMVRAYLKRRRFPTLANAQEKFLRELKALKLDEHMHITAPAYFEGGLYTLRMTFKSLKDLRDRRQSLDALVKDPAMKRLLEL